Within Streptomyces antibioticus, the genomic segment GCTCGCTCTCCACCGGCCGCCAGGCCCGCGCCGCGATCCGGGACAGCTCCTCGAACGACGCGGCGGGCCCCCGGCGGCGGGCCGGGGCCGGCGGCACGACCTTCCCCGCGACCAGCGAGGACGCGTCAATCCGGACGCTGTCCCCGCTCTTCCGTGTGATCACCAGCACACCGTCGTCCCATGATGTGAGAACACCCACCGTGTCGGTGAATTTCCCCTCGGTGACGCCCGGATCGGTCAAACGCCGCACGGAGACACGTTTGCCCACGTCAGCGGCGGTGATGCGGACCTCGAGGCGTCCCGCGGCCGAGAATTCCACAGGTCGGTTCACCCCTCCTGTTCGGATCATGCCCAAGAACGGAGATACTAGGTGCGGGCATCGACGACGCCGCGCTCCCGCGCGCCAGGCGGCGGAGCCTACGGAGGCCCGCCAGCGCCCTATCGAGGAGGAACGACAGCGTGACCTACGTCATCGCGCAGCCTTGTGTAGACGTGAAGGACAAGGCGTGCATCGAGGAGTGCCCGGTCGACTGCATCTACGAGGGCTCCCGGTCCTTGTACATCCACCCGGACGAATGCGTCGACTGCGGCGCCTGTGAACCGGTCTGCCCGGTCGAGGCCATCTTCTACGAGGACGACGTGCCGGAGGAGTGGAAGGACTACTACAAGGCGAACGTCGAGTTCTTCGACGAGCTCGGTTCTCCGGGCGGCGCCAGCAAGCTGGGCGTGATCGAGCGCGACCACCCCTTCGTCGCCGCGCTGCCGCCGCAGGCCGAGTAGTCCGCGACCAGCGGCCCGCACATCGTGCCGCCTCGGTCCCGTACGGCCTGATCGCCGCCGTACGGGACCGAGGCGTTTCCCGTACCCGGGCGTTTCCCGTACCTGAGAGAGCGAGCATCACCGTGTCCTCCGTAGTCTCCGACCGCCTCCCCGCCTTCCCCTGGGACAAGCTGGAGCCGTACAAGAAGACGGCCGCGGCGCACCCGGACGGCATCGTCGACCTCTCCGTCGGCACCCCGGTCGACCCGGTCCCCGAGCTGATCCAGAAGGCCCTGATCGACGCGGCGGACTCGCCCGGCTACCCCACGGTCTGGGGCACCCCGGCCCTGCGCGACGCGATCACCGGCTGGCTGGAGCGCAGGCTCGGCGCCCGCGAGGTCACCCACCGCCATGTGCTGCCGATAGTCGGCTCCAAGGAACTCGTCGCCTGGCTCCCCACCCAGCTCGGCCTGGGCCCCGGTGACCGGGTGGCGTACCCGCGGCTGGCCTATCCGACGTACGAGGTCGGCGCCCGGCTGGCCCGCGCGGACCACGAGGTCTACGACGACCCCACCGAGCTGGACCCCGAGGGCCTGAAGCTGCTCTGGCTGAACTCCCCGTCCAACCCGACCGGCCGGGTGCTGCCGAAGGCCGAGCTGACGCGGATCGTCGCCTGGGCCCGGGAGCACGGCGTCCTGGTCGTCTCCGACGAGTGCTATCTGGAGCTGGGCTGGGAGGCCGACCCGGTCTCGGTCCTGCACCCGGACGTCAACGGCGGCTCGTACGACGGCGTCGTCGCGGTGCACTCGCTGTCCAAGCGCTCCAACCTGGCGGGCTACCGCGCCGCGTTCCTCGCCGGTGACCCGGCGGTCCTCGGCCCGCTGCTGGAGATCCGCAAGCACGGCGGCATGATGACGTCGGCGCCCACCCAGGCCGCGGTGGTGGCGGCCCTCGGTGACGACGCCCATGTCCAGGAGCAGCGCGCCCGTTACGCCGTCCGCCGCACCCTGCTGCGCGAGGCGCTGCTCGGCCACGGCTTCCGTATCGAGCACAGCGAGGCCAGCCTCTACCTGTGGGCGACCCGGGGGGAGTCCTGCTGGGCCACGGTCGCCCATCTCGCCGACCGGGGCATCCTGGTGGCGCCGGGCGACTTCTACGGCACGGCGGGCGAGGAGTTCGTCCGCGTGGCCCTCACGGCGACGGACGAACGCGTCCGCGCGGCGGTGGAGCGGCTCGCCGCCCGGTAGTCCGGACGAACGGCACGACGGGGCCCGGGGGACGACCCCGGACCCCGTCGGTCACCGGCTCGGCGCCGCGTCGGACGATCGTGACGCCAGCCGTAAGTGACGTCGTGGCGTCAGCCGATCGGCAGCGTGCCCGCGCCCGGCAGGCCGCCCTGGGTGAGGCCCTCCGTCGGCAGCCCGCCCTTCGTGACCGTCTTGGCGGCGTCGCCGAGCAGGCCCGCGGCGCCCGCGGCCTTGCCGGACTTGCCCGCCGTCTTCCCGGCGGCCTTCTTGGCCGGTGCGGCCGGCTTCTTCGCCGCCTTGCCACCGGGCTTCTTCGCCGCCGGCGCCACCTGCTTGACCGCCTTGCCGCCGGCCGCACCCGCGAGCCCGGTCGCGGTGTGCGTCGCACCGTCGAGCGTGGTGCCGACGTTCGCCGCGTCCAGGGCGGTCAGCCCGCCGAGGTCCGGGGCGGCGGGCAGGGCGGCGGGGGCCGCGCTGGCGGAGCCGGCCGCACCGACCCCGGCGGCCGCTCCCGCAGCGACAAGCAGCGCGGCACGGGCGATCCGGCGGGTCAGGGGGAGGGACATGATGCTCCTTCGACGGGAGAGAACAGGGTTCGGAGAACACAGAGCGAAAACTGTCTGTCCGGGCCCGGACGCAGTGACTACCGCTCGAAGCCCACGAAGGTTGCGCACGGCCGACGTAAAGAGTTGGCAATGCGTCGCATTATCGGCTGTGGATAAAAACGGGCAAAAACCGCCCGATATGAAAGTCCGCCAAACCCGCGGAGTCCTTTGTTCGCAAGGGATCCGCCGCGGTCGGGGGTGACGGGGCGAAAACCTGAGCACACCGCCGTCCGGACCACCGGGCACCACCCGCCGGGGTGAACCCCCGCACCCGTGTCCGTACCACTGCTCTACCGCGCGGTGACGATCCGCACGCTCCCGGTGTCGTCGCCCGCCCCCGCGGCCCCGCCGGTGCCCGCGGCCTCCGTGCCGCCCGAGGCGAGGGGGCGCCACCGGCTGTCGGTGTGGCCCGCCTTCCACTCCTGGCCCGCGTAGGACACCTTCTGGATCCGCAGCGCCGAGGCGTTGGCCACCGCCCAGTGGGCGAGCTGCCAGCCGCGCTCTCGGACGTCGCGTCCGGCGGCCGTGGTGTCCTCGGCGACGGGCAGGATCACCGTCCGCCCGTCGGTCACCGCCCGCGGCGCGTCCGTCCTGGTCTCCGTGTCCGTCGAGGACGCCTTGTCGTCGGAGACCTCGGCGCCCGCCTCGCGCAGCGCGTCCCGCCCGAAGTCCCGCAGCAGCGCCGCGCGCACCCCGTCCGGGCCGGAGCTGGCCGTGGTCCGCGGGGTGCCCTCACAGGTCAGCGTGGCCGCCGAGGAGCCGGTGAGCGCGGCCGCCAGCAGCGTCGCGTCCGGCTCGTGCTTGGCGTACGCCTCCGGGTAGCCGCTGCGCTGCACCCGCTGCGCGGCGACGGTCAGCGGCAGTTCGGTGTAGTCGGGCACCTTGGCGAGGTGCTCGTAGAAGATGTCCGCCGCGTACGCCGGGTCCGTGACCTGCTTCGGCGTGCCCCAGCCCTGCGAGGGCCGCTGCTGGAAGAGCCCGAGGGAGTCCCGGTCGCCGTGGTCGAGGTTGCGCAGCCCCGACTCCTGGAGCGCGGTGGCCAGCGCGATGGTGACGGCCCGCTCGGGCATGCCCCGGCCGGTGCCGACGGCCGTGATGGTGGCCGCGTTGACCGCCTGCTCCGGGGTGAACTCGTACGCTGCCCCGCCGGCCGTCGCGGAGACGACCTTGCACCCGGGAGCGTGCGGGCCCCCGGTGACGTACTGGACCACCACATAACCGGCGACCGCGGACAGGACCACACAGGCCGCCGCGGAACGCAGCAGACGGCCACGGCGCTTGGGGGAGGAGGACGGCTCTGGCACGCGTACAAGGTACTGGACGGTAGGCGGACATGGGGGACGCGTGTGCGACGGAGGGCAGAGCGAGCCGCCACGTATGGCGCGTTAGGGTCGACGCCATGGCCGACCCCCTGCTTGACCTGACTCTGGACGCCGCGGAGCTCACCGCGCGGCTCGTCGACCTCCCCTCGGAGAGCGGCACCGAGAAGCCCCTCGCGGACGCGATCGAGACCGCCCTGCGCGCGCTGCCCCACCTCACGGTGCACCGCTACGGCAACAACGTGATCGCCCGCACCGAGCAGGGCCTGCCGCAGCGCGTGATCCTCGCCGGCCACATCGACACCGTCCCGATCGCCGACAACGTCCCCTCGCGCCTCGACGAGGACGGCGTCCTGTGGGGCTGCGGCACCTGCGACATGAAGTCCGGCGTGGCGGTCCAGCTCCGCATCGCGGCGACCGTCCCCGCCCCCAACCGCGATCTGACCTTCATCTTCTACGACAACGAAGAGGTCACCGCGGACCTGAACGGCCTCAAGCACGTCGCCGAGGCGCACCCGGAGTGGCTCGAAGGCGACTTCGCGGTGCTGCTCGAACCCTCCGACGGCCAGGTCGAGGGCGGCTGTCAGGGCACGCTCAGGGTGCTGCTGCGCACCTCGGGCGAGCGGGCCCACTCGGCGCGGAGCTGGATGGGCTCGAACGCGATCCACGCGGCGGCGCCGATCCTGGCCCGCCTGGCCGCCTACCAGCCGCGGAACCCGGTGATCGACGGCCTGGAGTACCGCGAGGGACTCAACGCCGTCGGCATCCGCGGCGGGGTCGCCGGCAACGTCATCCCCGACGAGTGCGTGGTCACCGTCAACTTCCGCTACGCCCCCGACCGCAGCGAGGAGGAGGCGCTCGCCCATGTGCGGGAGGTCTTCGACGGCTGCGGGGTGGAGGAGTTCGTGGTGGACGACCACAGCGGCGGCGCCCTGCCCGGTCTCTCCCACCCGGCCGCGGCCGCCTTCATCGAGGCGGTGGGCGGCACCCCGCAGCCCAAGTTCGGCTGGACGGACGTCAGCCGGTTCTCCGCGCTGGGTGTTCCGGCCGTCAACTACGGCCCTGGCAACCCGCACTTGGCGCACAAGCGGGACGAGCGCGTCGACACCGCGAAGATCCTCGCCGGCGAGGAGCGGCTGCGGGCCTGGCTCACCGCCTGAGCCGGTCCCGAGGCGGTCCCGATCCGG encodes:
- a CDS encoding bifunctional succinyldiaminopimelate transaminase/glutamate-prephenate aminotransferase, producing MSSVVSDRLPAFPWDKLEPYKKTAAAHPDGIVDLSVGTPVDPVPELIQKALIDAADSPGYPTVWGTPALRDAITGWLERRLGAREVTHRHVLPIVGSKELVAWLPTQLGLGPGDRVAYPRLAYPTYEVGARLARADHEVYDDPTELDPEGLKLLWLNSPSNPTGRVLPKAELTRIVAWAREHGVLVVSDECYLELGWEADPVSVLHPDVNGGSYDGVVAVHSLSKRSNLAGYRAAFLAGDPAVLGPLLEIRKHGGMMTSAPTQAAVVAALGDDAHVQEQRARYAVRRTLLREALLGHGFRIEHSEASLYLWATRGESCWATVAHLADRGILVAPGDFYGTAGEEFVRVALTATDERVRAAVERLAAR
- the dapE gene encoding succinyl-diaminopimelate desuccinylase, producing MADPLLDLTLDAAELTARLVDLPSESGTEKPLADAIETALRALPHLTVHRYGNNVIARTEQGLPQRVILAGHIDTVPIADNVPSRLDEDGVLWGCGTCDMKSGVAVQLRIAATVPAPNRDLTFIFYDNEEVTADLNGLKHVAEAHPEWLEGDFAVLLEPSDGQVEGGCQGTLRVLLRTSGERAHSARSWMGSNAIHAAAPILARLAAYQPRNPVIDGLEYREGLNAVGIRGGVAGNVIPDECVVTVNFRYAPDRSEEEALAHVREVFDGCGVEEFVVDDHSGGALPGLSHPAAAAFIEAVGGTPQPKFGWTDVSRFSALGVPAVNYGPGNPHLAHKRDERVDTAKILAGEERLRAWLTA
- the fdxA gene encoding ferredoxin — encoded protein: MTYVIAQPCVDVKDKACIEECPVDCIYEGSRSLYIHPDECVDCGACEPVCPVEAIFYEDDVPEEWKDYYKANVEFFDELGSPGGASKLGVIERDHPFVAALPPQAE
- a CDS encoding heavy metal transporter, translating into MPEPSSSPKRRGRLLRSAAACVVLSAVAGYVVVQYVTGGPHAPGCKVVSATAGGAAYEFTPEQAVNAATITAVGTGRGMPERAVTIALATALQESGLRNLDHGDRDSLGLFQQRPSQGWGTPKQVTDPAYAADIFYEHLAKVPDYTELPLTVAAQRVQRSGYPEAYAKHEPDATLLAAALTGSSAATLTCEGTPRTTASSGPDGVRAALLRDFGRDALREAGAEVSDDKASSTDTETRTDAPRAVTDGRTVILPVAEDTTAAGRDVRERGWQLAHWAVANASALRIQKVSYAGQEWKAGHTDSRWRPLASGGTEAAGTGGAAGAGDDTGSVRIVTAR